A genomic region of Bdellovibrionota bacterium contains the following coding sequences:
- the nadB gene encoding L-aspartate oxidase, giving the protein MTIKTDYLVVGTGLAGLAFALKMAKHGDVTILSKTKSDQTNTNWAQGGIAAVFDESDSFDKHIQDTLDAGGGLCREDIVRNVIEQAPERIQDLIDWGVKFDLQEDHKSIDLTREGGHSKRRILHVKDYTGAAIQKSLLHTISKHPNIKILENHFAIDLLVDRKTNPLLTTPPRCIGAYIFDNDKKQVLQILAKATCLASGGAGKTYLYTSNWEGATGDGIAMAYRAGCRVTNLEMMQFHPTCLYHPDARNFLITEAIRGEGGELITHKGEKFMTKYHKLGSLAPRDAVALAIDSEIKLSGRECVYIDITHKPKEYLMERFPVIYQKCAEYGIFMDKDPIPVVPAAHYLCGGVHIDRHGKTDLNALFAIGETSCSGLHGANRLASNSLLECLAFAHNSSEYIISHKDEFPMTELEPADWKDSHNEDKDEMVMITHMWEEIRRLMWNYVGIVRSNKRLERAEHRLDNLMSEVKEYYWNFKMHTDILELRNLALVASLTVKSALKRKESRGVHYNLDYPKQQSKAKDTII; this is encoded by the coding sequence ATGACGATCAAAACAGATTACCTTGTAGTTGGAACCGGCCTCGCAGGTTTGGCCTTTGCTTTGAAAATGGCAAAGCATGGTGACGTGACAATTCTTTCGAAAACAAAAAGCGATCAGACCAATACAAATTGGGCCCAAGGTGGAATCGCAGCGGTGTTTGATGAGAGCGATAGTTTTGATAAACACATTCAAGACACGCTCGATGCCGGCGGCGGACTCTGCCGTGAAGACATCGTAAGAAATGTGATCGAACAAGCTCCCGAGAGAATTCAAGATCTCATCGACTGGGGCGTAAAATTTGATCTCCAAGAAGATCACAAATCCATCGACCTAACCCGCGAAGGCGGACATTCCAAGAGAAGAATTCTGCACGTGAAGGACTACACCGGGGCTGCGATTCAAAAATCTTTACTGCACACAATTTCTAAACATCCCAACATTAAAATTTTAGAAAATCATTTTGCCATTGATCTTCTAGTCGATCGAAAAACAAATCCTCTCCTCACCACTCCTCCTCGCTGCATCGGCGCCTATATTTTTGATAATGATAAAAAGCAAGTCCTACAAATTCTTGCAAAGGCCACTTGCTTGGCTTCTGGCGGGGCAGGAAAAACTTATCTCTACACTTCCAACTGGGAAGGCGCTACGGGCGATGGAATCGCCATGGCTTATAGAGCAGGTTGCAGAGTTACAAATTTAGAGATGATGCAATTCCATCCGACGTGCCTCTATCACCCCGACGCGAGAAACTTTCTAATCACCGAAGCAATTCGTGGTGAAGGCGGAGAACTCATCACGCACAAAGGTGAAAAGTTTATGACCAAATATCATAAACTTGGATCTCTTGCTCCGAGAGACGCCGTAGCACTCGCTATAGATAGCGAAATTAAATTGTCGGGCCGAGAGTGCGTGTATATCGACATCACTCATAAGCCAAAAGAATATTTGATGGAAAGATTCCCCGTGATTTATCAAAAGTGCGCTGAGTACGGAATCTTTATGGATAAGGATCCCATTCCGGTGGTGCCCGCTGCTCACTATCTCTGCGGTGGCGTTCATATCGATCGACACGGAAAAACAGATTTGAATGCGCTATTTGCTATCGGAGAAACTTCCTGCAGCGGACTTCATGGAGCAAACCGTTTGGCTTCTAATTCATTGCTAGAATGCTTGGCCTTCGCTCACAACTCGAGTGAGTACATAATTAGTCATAAGGATGAATTTCCCATGACTGAACTTGAGCCTGCAGATTGGAAAGATTCTCACAACGAAGACAAAGATGAAATGGTGATGATCACGCACATGTGGGAAGAGATTAGACGACTCATGTGGAATTACGTGGGAATTGTAAGATCCAATAAGCGTCTCGAAAGAGCCGAGCATCGCCTTGATAATCTGATGAGTGAAGTGAAGGAATATTACTGGAA
- a CDS encoding TIGR02147 family protein, protein MEENNKPSIFKYIDFREYLKEFYTWKKSQGSFSHATFAERAGFKSRSYLRLALTGKRNLSSDAIVRFIHGLELNKLEAQAFTTLVAFNQATTTDSKKYYWETFIQLQPKNEKLERIIDEYKYISQYIHPVLMVLLRQRHIKKDVDSIANTLEVKKELIQECLKNLVDLGFVTQLGDQTYSASEIIIKTTTHVRSLAIQNYHKDVLEKSISALQLPIEEREFQSNIIALGKEEYDFLRTKIRNFMYEINDMFSKHRKTNEKIYALNLNLVPITKSFIQSESVLSQKGSKKSEDFNEQTI, encoded by the coding sequence AGGATCTTTTTCTCATGCGACGTTTGCGGAGCGAGCGGGTTTTAAATCTCGCAGTTATCTTCGATTGGCGTTGACTGGAAAAAGAAATCTTTCGAGTGATGCGATCGTGCGCTTTATTCACGGACTTGAGCTCAACAAATTGGAAGCGCAAGCCTTTACGACCCTCGTGGCTTTTAATCAGGCGACGACTACGGATTCAAAAAAATATTATTGGGAAACCTTCATTCAGCTTCAACCTAAAAACGAAAAACTTGAGCGCATCATCGATGAGTATAAATACATCAGTCAGTACATTCATCCGGTATTGATGGTGCTCCTGAGACAGAGGCACATTAAAAAAGACGTAGATTCGATTGCAAATACCTTGGAAGTAAAAAAAGAACTCATTCAAGAGTGTCTTAAAAACTTAGTAGATTTGGGTTTTGTCACTCAATTGGGTGATCAGACTTATTCGGCATCAGAAATAATTATCAAAACTACAACTCATGTTCGGAGCCTCGCCATTCAAAACTACCACAAAGATGTGCTCGAAAAATCCATCAGCGCCCTTCAGCTCCCTATCGAAGAAAGAGAGTTCCAATCCAACATCATAGCACTCGGCAAAGAAGAGTATGATTTCTTGAGAACAAAGATTCGCAACTTTATGTACGAGATCAACGATATGTTTTCTAAGCACCGTAAGACAAATGAAAAAATTTATGCTTTAAATTTAAATTTAGTACCTATAACCAAATCTTTTATCCAAAGCGAAAGCGTTTTGAGTCAGAAAGGTTCTAAAAAATCGGAGGATTTTAATGAACAAACTATTTAA